The following are encoded together in the Gordonia insulae genome:
- the tig gene encoding trigger factor — MKSTVEQLSPTRVKLNVEVPFEELSGEFDRAYKSLAQQIRIPGFRPGKAPAKLIEARVGRDSILAQVVNDALPSKYSQAVDETETKAIGQPEIDLAELVYGETVTFTAEVDVRPTIELPDYSTLAVEVDAIEVDDSAVDEEIEGLRARFGTLQGVERGAENGDFVSIDLAATVDGEPVDEASTEGLSHEVGSGQLIDGLDDALVGLKAGDTKVFPTKLVAGDHVGEEAQVTVTVNSVKERELPELDDEFAQMASEFDTVAELRESLADQVKQSKKVEQANAIRDKVLEKLLETVEIPLPEKVVDDEIEGQQHQVIHALGHDDEQLAKFLEAQGTTREEWDAEARESAEKSVKTQLLLDAIADQQETEVGQDELTQQILFQAQRYGMQPQEFIQQLQNAGQVGAVYADVRRGKALAGIVSDVAVTDSNGTAVETDEFFGKNDADEDATDDENAES, encoded by the coding sequence GTGAAGAGCACCGTCGAGCAGCTGAGCCCGACCCGAGTGAAGCTCAATGTCGAAGTCCCATTCGAGGAGCTGTCCGGAGAGTTCGACCGGGCCTACAAGTCGCTGGCCCAGCAGATCCGGATTCCGGGCTTCCGGCCGGGCAAGGCGCCCGCGAAGCTGATCGAGGCCCGCGTCGGCCGCGATTCGATCCTCGCGCAGGTGGTCAACGACGCGTTGCCGTCGAAGTACTCGCAGGCCGTTGACGAGACCGAGACCAAGGCCATCGGTCAGCCCGAGATCGATCTCGCCGAACTCGTCTACGGCGAGACCGTCACGTTCACCGCCGAGGTCGACGTCCGTCCGACCATCGAGCTGCCCGACTACTCGACCCTGGCGGTCGAGGTCGACGCCATCGAGGTCGACGATTCCGCGGTCGACGAGGAGATCGAGGGCCTGCGCGCCCGTTTCGGCACCCTGCAGGGCGTCGAGCGTGGCGCCGAGAACGGTGACTTCGTCTCGATCGATCTCGCCGCCACCGTCGACGGTGAGCCCGTCGACGAGGCCTCCACCGAGGGCCTGTCCCACGAGGTCGGCTCCGGTCAGCTGATCGACGGACTCGACGACGCGCTCGTCGGCCTGAAGGCCGGCGACACCAAGGTGTTCCCGACGAAGCTGGTCGCCGGCGACCACGTCGGTGAAGAGGCCCAGGTGACGGTGACCGTCAACTCCGTCAAGGAGCGCGAACTGCCCGAACTCGACGACGAGTTCGCCCAGATGGCCAGCGAGTTCGACACGGTCGCCGAGTTGCGCGAGAGCCTCGCCGACCAGGTCAAGCAGTCCAAGAAGGTCGAGCAGGCCAACGCCATCCGCGACAAGGTCCTCGAGAAGCTCCTGGAGACCGTCGAGATCCCGCTGCCGGAGAAGGTCGTCGACGACGAGATCGAGGGCCAGCAGCATCAGGTGATCCACGCCCTCGGACACGATGACGAGCAGCTCGCCAAGTTCCTCGAGGCGCAGGGCACCACTCGTGAGGAGTGGGACGCCGAGGCCCGCGAATCGGCCGAGAAGTCGGTCAAGACCCAACTGCTGCTCGATGCGATCGCCGATCAGCAGGAGACCGAGGTCGGACAGGACGAGCTGACCCAGCAGATCCTGTTCCAGGCCCAGCGGTACGGCATGCAGCCGCAGGAGTTCATCCAGCAACTGCAGAACGCCGGACAGGTCGGTGCGGTCTACGCCGACGTCCGCCGAGGCAAGGCGCTGGCCGGCATCGTGTCCGACGTCGCCGTCACCGACAGCAATGGCACCGCCGTCGAGACCGACGAGTTCTTCGGCAAGAACGATGCCGACGAGGACGCAACCGACGACGAGAACGCCGAGAGCTGA
- a CDS encoding L,D-transpeptidase: MLTTKPSRRARRGLTRRALTAVIGVLAVMLALPIAAGAAPTTVTPIPGLPPLTIPDIPGAPQIPGAPSTPKSTPTPEPTPSTPETPKGPAIPTVKTSTGWIALADDATHQITWWHNGNQVKQMPISMGSNAHPTPNGVYHTKEKYRDMYMDSSTYGVPVDSAEGYRTYVEYATRMSWDGIFIHAAPWSVAQQGRSNASHGCINISTENGKWVFNTIPRDTPIVVRGTIGPKYTGN, from the coding sequence GTGTTGACAACGAAGCCTTCTCGCCGCGCTCGACGCGGCCTGACTCGACGTGCACTCACCGCCGTGATCGGTGTGCTCGCCGTGATGCTCGCCTTGCCGATCGCTGCCGGCGCGGCTCCCACGACCGTCACTCCCATTCCGGGACTGCCGCCGCTGACGATCCCGGACATCCCGGGAGCGCCGCAGATTCCGGGCGCGCCGTCGACGCCGAAGTCCACTCCCACGCCGGAGCCGACACCGTCCACGCCGGAGACCCCCAAGGGCCCCGCGATCCCCACCGTGAAGACCTCGACGGGCTGGATCGCCCTGGCCGACGATGCGACACACCAGATCACCTGGTGGCACAACGGCAACCAGGTCAAGCAGATGCCGATCTCGATGGGCTCCAACGCGCACCCCACACCGAACGGCGTCTACCACACCAAGGAGAAGTACCGCGACATGTACATGGACTCGTCCACGTACGGCGTCCCGGTCGACTCCGCGGAGGGCTACCGCACCTACGTCGAGTACGCGACCCGCATGTCCTGGGACGGCATCTTCATCCACGCCGCGCCGTGGTCGGTCGCCCAGCAGGGTCGCAGCAACGCCAGCCATGGCTGCATCAACATCAGCACCGAGAACGGCAAGTGGGTCTTCAACACGATCCCGCGGGACACCCCGATCGTGGTCCGCGGCACCATCGGACCGAAGTACACCGGCAACTGA
- the sthA gene encoding Si-specific NAD(P)(+) transhydrogenase, with protein sequence MDHYDVVVIGSGPAGQKAAIAAAKLGKKAAIVERRDMVGGVCINTGTIPSKTLREAVLYLSGLNQRELYGQSYRLKSDITVTDLAARTMHVVGKEIDVIQSQLARNSVRMLIGSAHFVDSHEIAIEDATGDLKRVTADHVVIAVGTRPARPTSVDFDGITVVDSDQILDMDRVPGSMVVVGAGVIGIEYASMFAALGTKVTVIEQRPTMLDFCDREIVEALQYQLRERGVTFRFGEHVKTVETHPSGTLTILESGKKIPADTVLYSAGRQGVSDELRVEAAGLTADARGRLKVDEHFRTAVDHIYAVGDIIGFPALAATSMEQGRRAAYHAFDEPVGATDEDLQPIGIYAIPEISYVGKTEDQLTTANIPFEVGVARYRELARGAIMGDSYGMLKLLVHAEERTLLGVHAFGSNAAELVHIGQTVMGLSGTVDYLVDAVFNYPTLAEGYKVAALDASNKMRAIAKVRAAGQRLDLEDGSAAVG encoded by the coding sequence GTGGATCATTACGACGTGGTCGTCATCGGGTCCGGCCCGGCAGGACAGAAGGCCGCGATCGCGGCCGCCAAACTGGGGAAGAAGGCGGCGATCGTCGAGCGCCGCGACATGGTCGGCGGGGTGTGCATCAACACCGGCACGATTCCGTCCAAGACGCTCCGGGAAGCGGTGCTCTATCTGTCGGGACTCAATCAGCGTGAACTCTACGGGCAATCGTATCGGCTGAAATCCGACATCACGGTCACCGATCTGGCCGCGCGGACGATGCACGTCGTCGGCAAGGAGATCGACGTCATCCAGAGTCAGCTGGCCCGGAACTCGGTGCGGATGCTCATCGGTAGTGCGCATTTCGTCGACTCCCACGAGATCGCCATCGAGGACGCCACCGGCGACCTGAAACGTGTCACCGCCGACCATGTCGTGATCGCGGTCGGCACCCGGCCCGCGCGGCCCACCAGCGTCGACTTCGATGGCATCACCGTCGTCGACTCCGACCAGATCCTCGACATGGACCGCGTGCCCGGGTCGATGGTCGTGGTCGGCGCGGGTGTCATCGGCATCGAGTACGCGTCGATGTTCGCCGCCCTCGGCACCAAGGTCACGGTGATCGAGCAGCGTCCCACCATGCTCGACTTCTGCGACCGCGAGATCGTCGAGGCGCTGCAGTACCAGCTGCGCGAACGCGGTGTCACGTTCCGGTTCGGCGAACATGTCAAGACCGTCGAGACGCATCCCTCGGGAACGCTGACCATCCTGGAGTCCGGGAAGAAGATCCCGGCCGACACCGTGCTGTACTCGGCCGGCCGGCAGGGCGTCTCCGACGAACTCCGGGTGGAGGCCGCCGGTTTGACCGCGGACGCGCGTGGGCGACTGAAGGTCGACGAACATTTCCGCACCGCGGTCGATCACATCTACGCCGTCGGCGACATCATCGGTTTCCCGGCGCTGGCGGCGACGTCGATGGAACAGGGGCGTCGCGCCGCGTATCACGCGTTCGACGAACCGGTGGGCGCGACCGACGAGGACCTGCAGCCGATCGGCATCTACGCGATCCCGGAGATCAGCTATGTCGGCAAGACCGAGGATCAACTGACCACGGCGAACATCCCGTTCGAGGTGGGTGTCGCGCGATATCGGGAACTCGCCCGCGGCGCGATCATGGGCGACTCGTACGGAATGCTCAAATTGCTGGTGCACGCGGAGGAGCGCACGCTGCTCGGCGTCCATGCCTTCGGCAGCAATGCGGCCGAGTTGGTGCACATCGGGCAGACGGTGATGGGTTTGTCGGGCACCGTCGACTACCTGGTGGACGCGGTGTTCAACTATCCGACCCTGGCCGAGGGCTACAAGGTGGCGGCGCTGGACGCGTCGAACAAGATGCGTGCGATCGCCAAGGTGCGGGCGGCCGGGCAGCGATTGGATCTCGAGGACGGCTCGGCGGCCGTCGGCTGA
- a CDS encoding lipase family protein produces the protein MTATIRRTPPPNRHRSALRRGFVATAAALSMVAGGVVAGAGPAAADDVAMPSPLPDSFYSIPGNIARFEPGDVIAVRARPNPPAFFDVHTFQIKFRSSDSLGKPISAVTTVLVPNRHRANGPLLSFQHIINATGLACAPSQALWTQDPNLMIREAPGLNVALQRGWTVAIPDHLGPRSSYGAAKLGGQITLDGIRAVQRFGPARVAKSRVGLAGYSGGGMATAWAAALAPKYAPDLNIVGAAYGGVPMNLIKMAEGLGYNNPHPAFGLAFAAAIGVSREYPEQIPIRKYLSPLGKQMYAGMRNACTNDILRLGAGHDAQQVTIGGRAIFDNKDARKVVEANSLSLYPGIPRTPIFEWHSPTDVLIPVSSIDYTLNRYCRAGARVQRLLTPSPDHLSAAVIGMLPAFGYLTDRFDGKPAPSNC, from the coding sequence ATGACCGCGACCATCCGGCGTACACCGCCACCCAATCGACACAGGTCGGCGTTGCGCCGGGGATTCGTCGCCACCGCGGCCGCGCTCTCGATGGTCGCCGGGGGTGTTGTCGCCGGTGCCGGCCCCGCCGCCGCCGATGATGTCGCCATGCCGTCGCCCCTACCGGACAGCTTCTACTCGATCCCCGGCAACATCGCCAGGTTCGAGCCCGGCGACGTCATCGCCGTGCGCGCCCGCCCGAATCCGCCGGCCTTCTTCGACGTCCACACATTCCAGATCAAGTTCCGTTCCTCTGACAGCCTGGGCAAACCCATCTCGGCGGTGACGACGGTGCTCGTGCCCAACCGCCATCGCGCGAACGGCCCGCTGCTCTCCTTCCAGCACATCATCAATGCCACCGGCCTGGCCTGTGCGCCGTCGCAGGCGTTGTGGACCCAGGACCCGAACCTGATGATCCGCGAGGCCCCCGGCCTCAACGTCGCACTGCAGCGCGGCTGGACCGTGGCGATCCCGGATCATCTCGGACCGCGCAGTTCGTACGGAGCTGCCAAGCTCGGCGGTCAGATCACCCTGGACGGGATCCGTGCGGTGCAACGGTTCGGGCCCGCACGGGTCGCCAAGAGCCGGGTCGGTCTCGCCGGCTACTCCGGGGGCGGCATGGCGACGGCCTGGGCCGCCGCGCTCGCACCGAAGTACGCGCCGGACCTGAACATCGTCGGTGCCGCGTATGGCGGCGTACCGATGAACCTGATCAAGATGGCGGAGGGACTCGGTTACAACAACCCGCACCCGGCCTTCGGGCTCGCGTTCGCCGCGGCCATCGGCGTGTCCCGCGAGTACCCGGAGCAGATCCCGATCCGGAAGTACCTGTCGCCACTCGGCAAGCAGATGTACGCCGGAATGCGCAACGCGTGCACGAACGACATCCTTCGACTGGGCGCGGGCCACGACGCCCAGCAGGTCACCATCGGCGGCCGCGCGATCTTCGACAACAAGGACGCGCGCAAGGTCGTCGAGGCCAACAGCCTGTCGCTCTATCCCGGCATCCCGCGGACCCCGATCTTCGAGTGGCACAGCCCGACCGACGTCCTCATCCCCGTGTCGTCCATCGACTACACGCTCAATCGGTACTGCCGGGCCGGCGCACGGGTTCAGCGACTCCTGACGCCGTCGCCGGATCATCTGTCCGCGGCCGTCATCGGTATGCTGCCCGCGTTCGGTTATCTGACCGACCGCTTCGACGGAAAGCCGGCGCCCAGCAACTGCTGA
- a CDS encoding ATP-dependent Clp protease proteolytic subunit, whose product MSEPTISTPTLSSGASGLNLTDSVFERLLRERIIFLGTQVDDDIANRLCAQILLLAAEDPTRDIHLYINSPGGSVTAGMAIFDTMQLAECDVATYAMGMAASMGQFLLAAGTPGKRHALPHARIMMHQPSAGIGGTAADIAIQAEQFAATKKEMNRLNAEFSGQPLEKIEADADRDKWFTADEAKDYGLVDHVVTRASVSPS is encoded by the coding sequence GTGAGTGAGCCGACCATCTCCACACCAACGCTGAGTTCGGGAGCGTCCGGGCTGAACCTGACGGATTCCGTCTTCGAGCGACTGCTTCGGGAGCGCATCATCTTCCTCGGCACGCAGGTCGACGACGACATCGCGAACCGACTGTGCGCGCAGATCCTGCTGCTCGCCGCCGAGGATCCGACGCGCGACATCCACCTCTACATCAACTCGCCCGGTGGCTCGGTCACCGCTGGCATGGCCATCTTCGACACCATGCAGCTCGCCGAGTGCGACGTCGCCACCTACGCCATGGGCATGGCGGCGTCGATGGGCCAGTTCCTGCTCGCGGCGGGCACCCCCGGCAAGCGTCACGCGCTGCCGCACGCGCGCATCATGATGCACCAGCCGTCGGCGGGCATCGGCGGCACCGCGGCGGACATCGCCATCCAGGCCGAGCAGTTCGCGGCCACCAAGAAGGAGATGAACCGCCTCAACGCGGAGTTCAGTGGTCAGCCGCTGGAGAAGATCGAGGCCGACGCCGACCGCGACAAGTGGTTCACCGCGGATGAGGCCAAGGACTACGGACTGGTCGATCACGTGGTCACCCGCGCATCGGTGAGCCCGTCCTGA